Genomic window (Pseudomonas hydrolytica):
AGCTCCTCGCCCAGGCGTGGTGCCAGCCCGCGCTGCGGCTGCACGCGTCCCGGTTCCACATAGGGCAGGGTGTCGGCCGGGCCGTAGCCCCAGATCAGGGTCTGCGCCGTACAAGGCGCGGCCAATAGTCCACCCAAAAGCGCGTACAGTATTCGCAAGATGGACTCCCCGTTGGCAGATGTTTCGACGCAGCTACCGCTATGGTGCGGTTTGTTCAGCCTCGAGAATAGAGCGTGATGCCTTGGCAGTACAGATCACGCCTCTGGCGCCAGACGCCTGTTAAGATGGCGGCTCGCAAGGAAGGCGCCGAGGTTCGTCGGTGCTGCTTTCCCACGGAGAAATTCATGACTGTGCAAATCATTTCCCGCGATGGCGAACCGGAATATGCCGTGTTGCCCTGGGGCGAATATCAGGCATTGATGCAGGCGGCCGGGCGCCAGGAGCATGCCGAGCCCGCTGCCGCGCAGCCGGTCAATGCGCTGAAGCCTTCGCTCGAGCAACTGCAAGCGCTGCGTGAGGCCAAGGGCTTGAGTCCGGAGGCTCTGGCCCGCAGCGTGGGCATCAGTCCGCATTACCTGGCCATGATCGAGCGTGGCGAGCGTCGACCCGACGCGGCCATCCTGCGTTCGCTGGCCTGGACCCTGGGGCTGGAGGGCTGGTCTTGAGCGTGCGCATCAGTCGCCAGCATTGGCAGGCCCTGCTCGATGAACTCGATGATGCTCGCCGTCAGCGTCATCTGCTGACATACCGTGCACTGATCGAGCGCCTGGAGTTGCCGAGCCCGGCCATGCAGACCCTCACTGCGGCGCTGGAACACCTGGCTGCGCTGGATGCCCGTGCCGAACGACCGCTGCGCAGTGCGCTGGTGATCAGCCAGGGCGCCAGCCGCCTGCCGCGAACCGGCTTCTTCGAGTGCGTCACCCGTCTGGGGCGTTTCAGCGGTGCTTCCGATGGCGTCGCCGCTGCCTCCTGGCACGCATCCGAGGTGGTGCGGGTGTTCGAGTTCGATTACCCCGCCGATGTCTAGGCTGCTGTGGGGCCTGCGCGCGCGGCTTGGCTACTGGCTGGCCCGGCGCCTGTTTCATTGGCCCGTGGCGCTGCGGCAGCCGCGCCTGTGGCAATGGATGCAGGGGCAGTACGGGCGCATGGCCAACCTAGGCGACACTGCCGCACAAAGTTTCTACGGCCATATCCTGCTGTTTCGCGGCCAGGGCCTCGGTGCACGCGAGGAGGGGCTGAGGCTGCTGCGCCTGGCCGCCAATGGCGGGGATGGCAAGGCCGCCTATCAGCTGGGCGTGCAGGCGCTGCAGGGCGATACCCGGCAGCCTCCGGATGCCGCGCAAGCGCTGCGTTGGTGGGAGATGGCGCTGGCTGCCGGACATCCCCTGGCGGCCAGCCGTCTGAGCCAGCTCTATCGCCAGGGCGGCCCTGGGGTGGAGGTCGATCTGCAAGCCGCCGAGCGCTACGCCGCCATGGCAGAAGGGGCTGGTCGCTCAGCCCGCTGAGCCCGGAATGATGTGCAGGCTGTAGCCGGGCACCGACTTGGCCTGACGCTTGGCGTCCGACGCCAGCTCGGCCAGGCGTGCGGCGTCCAGTTGCGCGCAGTCTTCGCCCTGCAGATGCACTACGCCGATCGACAGCGACAGCAACGCATACTCCTGGCGCTGGCCCTGGCGGTTGTGGGCGATAAAGCAGCCGGCTTGCAGATGCTCTTCCCGGTAGAAGCGCCGGCACTGGCTCTGGAAGTCCTCGATCAGACGCCCGAGCTTTTCTCGCCAGTCGGCCGAGCCAAGCACCAGCATGAAGTCATCCCCGCCGATATGGCCGACGAAATCGCGTGCCGGATCGACCCTCTCGTTCAGGCACTGGGCCAGGCACAACAGCACCTCGTCGCCCTTGGCATAGCCGTACAGGTCGTTGAAGGGTTTGAAACTGTCGATGTCGACGTAGCACACCGCGGCCTGGCGGCCCTGCTGTAGCAGGCGCGCCAGGCACTGCTGGATGGGCACGTTGCCGGGCAGCAGGGTGAGCGGATTGGCATGGCGTGCCTGCTGCAGCTTCTGCTCGGTGATCAGCTTGAGCACGTCGATCACCCGACCCAGGCCCAGATAGCGACCGCTCTGGATGATGATGAAGTCCTCCTCGATGCGCTGGCGCGCGCGGCTGGTCAGCAGCCGGCTGACCTTCTGCAGCGACTGGGTGAGCTCCACGGCGAGAAAGTCCTGGCTCATCAGCCGGCTGATCGGCTTGCGCGCGAACAGGTCGGTGGCGAAGGGCTTGAGCAGCGCCTCCGAGAGCGAGTGGCGGTGGACGATGCCGACCGGCTGGCGCTGTTCATCCAGTACCGCCAGGGAATTGAGATTGGCTTGAGCGCGAAACACCTCCAGCACCTCGGCGATGGCGGTGTGCTGGTCGACGGCCGGCTGCTCGCTGAGCAGGGCGCTCAGGTCGTGGCTGTCTTCGGCGAGACCGCTCTGGCCGCTCTGCAACCGTGGCAGCAACTGCCGGGCGTCACGTGGCGGCTTTTCCTGCGGGCGGCTGAGCAGGTAGCCCTGCACCAGATCCACGCCCATTTCGGCCAGTACCGTCAGTTCCTCGCCCAGCTCGATGCCTTCGGCTATGACCTGGGCGCGCGAAGCGGCTGCCATCTTCAGGATGGAGCCGACGAACTCGCGTTTGACCGCGTCCTGATGGATGCCATCGATGAAATGCCGGTCGATCTTCACGTAGTCCGGGCGCAGTTCCGACCACAGGCGCAGGCTGGAGTAACCGGCGCCAAGGTCGTCCAGGGCGATGGAAAAGCCCATGGCGCGATAGTGGTGCAGGGCGGTATCGAGCAGGGCGAAGTCTTCGGTGGGCGACTGCTCGGTGAGTTCGATCACCACCTGGCTTGGCGGAATGCCGAAGGCCTGCAGCAGTTTCAGGGTTTGCCCCGGCTGGTGGCTGGGGTCGAGCAGCGATTCGGGCGAGACGTTGAGAAACAGCTTGCCGTCCAGGCCCTGGGCGCTGAAGGCCTTGCAGGCGCTCTTGCGGCAGGCCATTTCCAGTTCGCTCAGGCGGCCGGCATGGCGGGCGACGGCGAACAGCGTCAGCGGCGAATGCAGCGGGCTGTTGGAGGGGCCGCGGGTAAGCGCCTCATAGCCCAGGATGCGCTGTTCGGAAAGCGAGACGATGGGCTGGAACAGGCTGCTGATGTCGCCGTGAGCGAGGATGTTCCCCAATGCGCTCAACTGCTCGGTGACGGTCATGGGTGCTCTCGATCTGGCAAAAAAACGAAGGGGCCGGTTTTTGGCCGGCCCCTGCATTTCACGACAGTTCGATGACGATTTGATGACGTTAGATGCTTTGCGCTCAGTGCAGCGCGAGTGAGGGGTTGAGTCCCAGATAGTCGAGCAGGATGCGCCCCGATTCGGCCAGGTAGGCGTCATCTTCCGGCGTGCTCTTGCCGTCTTCCAGCGGCAGGGCGTCCTCGTCTTCCTTCTGCAGTTCCTTGAGCGGATCTTCGCCCTTGGCCAGCCGGCGGTTGTTCTCCAGCTTGAGCTGCTTGGCTTCCACCTCGGCCTGGCGGGCACGACGCGTCTGCTCGTTGAGGCTGACGGTGGTTTCGGCCATCAGCTTCTTGGCCAGGCTCAGGCGGTCGCGGGTGAAGACGAAGTCCGGGTCATTGGCCGTGCGCCGGTCATGGCGCACTTTCAGTTCGCTCAGGAAGGGCTTGATCGGGTCCAGTTCGGGCTTGATCGCCGGGCGGATGCTGTCCCAGGGCAGGGCGGCAGGCAGCGCGCTTTCGCCGATGTCCTTGGTATCCATCACGTCGGGGTAGAGGATGTCGGGAATCACGCCCTGGTTCTGCGTGCTTTGCCCCGAGACGCGGTAGAACTTGGCCAGGGTCAGTTTCAGCTCGCCGTGGTTGAGCGGCTGGATGGTCTGCACCGTGCCCTTGCCGAAGGTCTGGCCGCCGAGAATCAGCGCGCGGTGATAGTCCTGCATGGCGCCGGCGAAGATCTCCGAGGCCGAGGCGGACAGGCGGTTGACCAGCACGGCCAGGGGACCGCTGTAGTAGACGCCTTTGCTGTCGTCGGCGAGCACGTCGACACGGCCGTCGGCATTGCGCACCAGCACGGTGGGGCCCTGTTCGATGAACAGACTGGTCAGCTCGGTGGCTTCCTGCAGCGAGCCGCCACCGTTGTTGCGCAGGTCGATCACCACGCCGTCGACCTTTTCGGCCTGCAGCTCGTCGAGCAGGCGTTTGACGTCGCGGGTGGTGCTCTTGTAGTTCGGGTCGCCAGCGCGGAACGCCTTGAAGTCGAGATAGAAGGCCGGCAGCTCGATGACCCCGAGCTTGTAGTCGCGGCCCTCGTGCTTGAGTTCCAGAACCTTCTTCTTGGCTGCCTGCTCTTCCAGCTTGACCGCCTCACGGGTGATGGTGACCACCTTGCTGGTCTGGTCGCTGGGCGGGTTGCTGGCCGGAATCACTTCCAGGCGCACGGTGGAGCCTTTCGGGCCGCGGATCAGCTTGACCACTTCGTCCAGACGCCAGCCGATCACGTCGACCATCTCGCCGTTACCCTGAGCGACACCAACGATCTTGTCCGCCGGGGCGATCTGCTTGCTCTTCTCTGCCGGGCCGGCCGGTACCAGGCGTACGACCTTGACGTGCTCGTTGTCGCTCTGCAGCACGGCGCCGATGCCTTCCAGCGACAGGCTCATGTTGATGTCGAAGTTTTCCGCATTGTCCGGCGACAGGTAGGTGGTGTGCGGATCGTAGGTGGTGGCGAAGGCGTTGATGTAGGCCTGGAACACGTCTTCGCCACGGGTCTGCTTGAGGCGCGCCAGCTGGTTCCGGTAACGCTTCGTCAGCAGTTCCTGGATGTCCTTGGTTTCCTTGCCGGCAATCTTCAGCCGCAGCACTTCGTCCTTGAGGCGTTTGCGCCAGAGCTCGTCGAGTTCGGCGCGATCCTTGGCCCAGGGGGCTTTCTCGCGGTCGACCTGCAGCTCTTCGTCGATGGTGAAGTCGATCTTGTCGACGCCCTTGCCGAGCTCTGCCAGGGCGTAGTCCAGGCGCTCCTGCAGGCGGGTCAGGTGGCGGCGATAGATGGCGAAACCTGGTTCGAGATCGCCGCTCTTGAGCAGATCATCGAACTTGGTTCGCCACTGGTTGAATTCGGCGATGTCGCCGGCGGTGAAATAACTGCGCGTCGGATCGAGCAACTTCAGGTAGTTGTCGTAGATCTGAATCGAGCGCTCGTCATTCAGCGGCGGCTTGTTGTAGTGATGGCGTCTGAGCAATTCCACTACGTTGAGGCTGGCAATCACTTGCTCGCGATCCGGCTGCAGGTAGTCCCAGCCAGGAGCAGTGGTGGTCTTGGCCGCCAACGGCAGGGCACTGAAGCCGAGTACGAGGGCGAGGGCGGTACTTGCAAGGGAGCGCTTCATGCTGATTCGACGTAGTGGCAGGTGATAACGCATATTAGGCCGTAATTGAGGGCGCCAGGTTCCGTTGGCGCTAGACGTAAGCCCGGCGGTCTGCGCCGGGCCCGTTCCACTTGCACTATGGAGGCAGCATGAAGGCATTGCAAGGCGTCGAGGGGCAGGCGCAGTGGCTGGAGCAACCCGCTCAGGCCTGCGACGCGGGGCAGATTCGGGTCAAGGTGGCTGCCGCCGGGCTGAATCGTGCCGACCTGTTGCAGCGTGCCGGTCTCTATCCGCCGCCGCCTGGTGCCAGCCAGGCCCTGGGCCTGGAGTGTTCCGGGGTGGTTATCGAGGTCGGTGCAGGCAGCGCCTGGCAGGTGGGCGATCGTGTCTGCTGCCTGTTGGCCGGCGGTGGCATGGCCGAGGAAGTGGTGCTCGATGCGCGCCACGCCTTGCCGATACCCGAAGGCCTCAGCCTGGTCGAGGCGGCGGTAGTGCCGGAGGTCTATGCCACCGCCTGGCTCAATCTGTTCCAGCTCGGTGCGCTGCGCCCGGGGGAAAAGGTGCTGCTGCATGCCGGCGCCAGCGGCGTGGGCTCGGCAGCCATTCAGCTGTGCAAGGCATTCGGCAGCCCCTGCTGGGTCAGTGTCGGCTCCGCCGAGCGGCTGGCCTACTGCGAGGCGCTGGGAGCGCAGGGTGGAGCGCTGAGAGGCGAGGATTTGCAGAGCCTGCGCGACTTCGGTCCCTACGACGTGATCCTCGATCCGGTTGGCGGGCAGTACGCCGCGCTCAATCTGGAGCTGCTGGCACGTGACGGGCGCTGGATCAACATCGGCCTGATGGGCGGCCGCGAGGCCACCCTGGACCTGGCGCAGGTGCTGGGCAAGCGCATTCAGCTGATCGGTTCAACCCTGCGTAACCGTGACGAGCAGTTCAAGGCGGACCTGCTGCGCGATCTGCAGCAGCAGGTCTGGCCGCTGTTCGCCGAAGGACGATTAAAGCCGCAACTGGAGCGCAGTTTTGCGATCAAAGACAGTGAGGCGGCGTTCGAGACACTCGCCGGTAACCAGGTCGCAGGTAAACTCGCGCTGCTGATTGATCCCACCCTGGTCTGAACCAGGGCTGCAGCCCACGTGCGACGTGGGTTGTAACATCGATTGGTGCATTCAATCGATATCATGGCCGTAATCAATAAGCTTTTTTCCGTTAGGTAGCTAATATAGCGACCGTAGATTTTTCAACCCTCATAGCAACTCACAAGGAGTCAGAGATGTCCCTCATCAATACTCAGATCCAGCCGTTCAAGGTCAACGCTTTCCACGCTGGCGAGTTCATCGAAGTCACCGAGCAGTCCCTGAAGGGCAAATGGTCCGTGCTGATCTTCATGCCGGCTGCCTTCACCTTCAACTGCCCGACCGAAATCGAAGACGCCGCCAACAACTACGCCGAGTTCCAGAAGGCCGGTGCCGAGGTCTACATCGTGACCACCGACACCCACTTCTCGCACAAGGTATGGCACGAAACTTCGCCGGCCGTTGGCAAGGCTCAGTTCCCGCTGATCGGCGACCCCACCCACCAGCTGACCAACGCTTTCGGCGTACACATTCCGGAAGAAGGTCTGGCGCTGCGCGGCACCTTCATCATCAACCCGGAAGGTCAGATCAAGACTCTGGAGATCCACTCCAACGAGATCGCCCGTGACGTGTCCGAGACCCTGCGCAAGCTGAAGGCCGCTCAGTACACCGCCGCCAACCCGGGTCAGGTTTGCCCGGCCAAGTGGAAAGAAGGCGAAGCCACTCTGGCTCCGTCGCTGGACCTGGTTGGCAAGATCTAAATCTGCCAGCTTCCTTTCCGGCCTGTCTCAGGTCGGAAAGGACCCACTCTGCGCTGTCAGGGCCATTACCGGCCCTTGTGGTGCCCGATGCCCGGGCGCGATCCGTCCGGGCATTTTATTGCCCGAATTTTTCGTATTTGAGGAATTTCCGCCATGTTGGACGCCAATCTTAAAGCCCAGTTGAAGGCCTACCTGGAGAAGGTCACCCTGCCGTTCGAGATCGTCGCGTCCCTCGATGACAGCGCGAAATCTCAGGAGCTGCTGGGCCTGCTGCAAGACATCGTCGGCCTGACCGACAAGATCACCCTGAAGACCGACGGCCGCGATGCCCGCCGCCCGTCGTTCTCGCTGGTGCGCCCCGGCGCGGATATCGGCCTGACCTTCGCCGGTATCCCCATGGGCCACGAGTTCACCTCGCTGGTACTGGCGCTGCTGCAGGTTGGTGGCCATCCGTCCAAGCTGGATGCCGACACCATCGCGCAGATCAAGAGCATCGAGGGCAAGTTCGAGTTCGAGACCTACTTCTCGCTCTCCTGCCAGAACTGCCCGGACGTGGTTCAGGCGCTGAACCTGATGGCCGTGCTCAACCCCAATATCCGCAACGTCTCCATCGACGGTGCGCTGTTCCAGGAAGAAGTCGAGCGTCGCCAGATCATGGCCGTGCCGAGCATCTACCTGAACGGTGAGGTGTTCGCTTCCGGCCGCATGGACGTGAAGGAAATCCTCGCCAAGATCGACACCGGCGCCGCCAACCGCGATGCCGAGAAGATGAGCGCCAAGGAAGCCTTCGACGTGCTGGTGGTCGGCGGTGGCCCGGCCGGTGCTGCGGCGGCCATCTACGCCGCACGTAAGGGCATCCGTACCGCGATTGCCGCCGAGCGCTTCGGTGGCCAGGTGCTGGACACCATGGCCATCGAGAACTTCATCTCGGTCAAGGAAACCGAAGGCCCGAAACTGGTGCGCGCGCTGGAAGAACACGTCAAGGAATACGAAGTCGACGTGATGAACCTGCAGCGTGCCTCGGCCCTAGTGCCGGCCAGCAGCGAAGGCGGCCTGCACGAAGTGAAGTTCGAGAACGGCGCCTCGCTCAAGGCCAAGACCGTGATCCTTTCCACCGGCGCGCGCTGGCGTGAAATGGGCGTGCCCGGCGAGCAGGAGTACAAGGCCAAGGGCGTGTGCTTCTGCCCGCACTGCGACGGCCCGCTGTTCAAGGGCAAGCGTGTGGCGGTGATCGGTGGCGGCAACTCCGGCGTCGAGGCGGCCATCGACCTGGCCGGCATCGTCGCCCACGTCACCCTGCTGGAATTCGCCGATACCCTGCGCGCCGACGCCGTGCTGCAGAAGAAGCTGTTCAGCCTGCCCAACGTGACCGTGATCAAGAGCGCGCAGACCACCGAGGTCACTGGCGACGGTCAGAAGGTCAACGGCCTGGTTTACAAGGATCGCACCACCGAGGAGCAGCATCGCGTCGAGCTGGAAGGCATCTTCGTGCAGATCGGTCTGCTGCCCAACAGCGACTGGCTCAAGGGCACCGTCGAGCTCAGCCGCTTCGGCGAGATCGTCGTCGATGCCAAGGGCGCGACCAACATCCCCGGTGTGTTCGCCGCCGGTGACGTGACCAC
Coding sequences:
- a CDS encoding tetratricopeptide repeat protein, with protein sequence MSRLLWGLRARLGYWLARRLFHWPVALRQPRLWQWMQGQYGRMANLGDTAAQSFYGHILLFRGQGLGAREEGLRLLRLAANGGDGKAAYQLGVQALQGDTRQPPDAAQALRWWEMALAAGHPLAASRLSQLYRQGGPGVEVDLQAAERYAAMAEGAGRSAR
- the ahpF gene encoding alkyl hydroperoxide reductase subunit F, translated to MLDANLKAQLKAYLEKVTLPFEIVASLDDSAKSQELLGLLQDIVGLTDKITLKTDGRDARRPSFSLVRPGADIGLTFAGIPMGHEFTSLVLALLQVGGHPSKLDADTIAQIKSIEGKFEFETYFSLSCQNCPDVVQALNLMAVLNPNIRNVSIDGALFQEEVERRQIMAVPSIYLNGEVFASGRMDVKEILAKIDTGAANRDAEKMSAKEAFDVLVVGGGPAGAAAAIYAARKGIRTAIAAERFGGQVLDTMAIENFISVKETEGPKLVRALEEHVKEYEVDVMNLQRASALVPASSEGGLHEVKFENGASLKAKTVILSTGARWREMGVPGEQEYKAKGVCFCPHCDGPLFKGKRVAVIGGGNSGVEAAIDLAGIVAHVTLLEFADTLRADAVLQKKLFSLPNVTVIKSAQTTEVTGDGQKVNGLVYKDRTTEEQHRVELEGIFVQIGLLPNSDWLKGTVELSRFGEIVVDAKGATNIPGVFAAGDVTTVPYKQIVIAMGEGSKASLSAFDHLIRHS
- a CDS encoding carboxy terminal-processing peptidase — translated: MKRSLASTALALVLGFSALPLAAKTTTAPGWDYLQPDREQVIASLNVVELLRRHHYNKPPLNDERSIQIYDNYLKLLDPTRSYFTAGDIAEFNQWRTKFDDLLKSGDLEPGFAIYRRHLTRLQERLDYALAELGKGVDKIDFTIDEELQVDREKAPWAKDRAELDELWRKRLKDEVLRLKIAGKETKDIQELLTKRYRNQLARLKQTRGEDVFQAYINAFATTYDPHTTYLSPDNAENFDINMSLSLEGIGAVLQSDNEHVKVVRLVPAGPAEKSKQIAPADKIVGVAQGNGEMVDVIGWRLDEVVKLIRGPKGSTVRLEVIPASNPPSDQTSKVVTITREAVKLEEQAAKKKVLELKHEGRDYKLGVIELPAFYLDFKAFRAGDPNYKSTTRDVKRLLDELQAEKVDGVVIDLRNNGGGSLQEATELTSLFIEQGPTVLVRNADGRVDVLADDSKGVYYSGPLAVLVNRLSASASEIFAGAMQDYHRALILGGQTFGKGTVQTIQPLNHGELKLTLAKFYRVSGQSTQNQGVIPDILYPDVMDTKDIGESALPAALPWDSIRPAIKPELDPIKPFLSELKVRHDRRTANDPDFVFTRDRLSLAKKLMAETTVSLNEQTRRARQAEVEAKQLKLENNRRLAKGEDPLKELQKEDEDALPLEDGKSTPEDDAYLAESGRILLDYLGLNPSLALH
- a CDS encoding bifunctional diguanylate cyclase/phosphodiesterase; the encoded protein is MTVTEQLSALGNILAHGDISSLFQPIVSLSEQRILGYEALTRGPSNSPLHSPLTLFAVARHAGRLSELEMACRKSACKAFSAQGLDGKLFLNVSPESLLDPSHQPGQTLKLLQAFGIPPSQVVIELTEQSPTEDFALLDTALHHYRAMGFSIALDDLGAGYSSLRLWSELRPDYVKIDRHFIDGIHQDAVKREFVGSILKMAAASRAQVIAEGIELGEELTVLAEMGVDLVQGYLLSRPQEKPPRDARQLLPRLQSGQSGLAEDSHDLSALLSEQPAVDQHTAIAEVLEVFRAQANLNSLAVLDEQRQPVGIVHRHSLSEALLKPFATDLFARKPISRLMSQDFLAVELTQSLQKVSRLLTSRARQRIEEDFIIIQSGRYLGLGRVIDVLKLITEQKLQQARHANPLTLLPGNVPIQQCLARLLQQGRQAAVCYVDIDSFKPFNDLYGYAKGDEVLLCLAQCLNERVDPARDFVGHIGGDDFMLVLGSADWREKLGRLIEDFQSQCRRFYREEHLQAGCFIAHNRQGQRQEYALLSLSIGVVHLQGEDCAQLDAARLAELASDAKRQAKSVPGYSLHIIPGSAG
- a CDS encoding NAD(P)H-quinone oxidoreductase; translation: MKALQGVEGQAQWLEQPAQACDAGQIRVKVAAAGLNRADLLQRAGLYPPPPGASQALGLECSGVVIEVGAGSAWQVGDRVCCLLAGGGMAEEVVLDARHALPIPEGLSLVEAAVVPEVYATAWLNLFQLGALRPGEKVLLHAGASGVGSAAIQLCKAFGSPCWVSVGSAERLAYCEALGAQGGALRGEDLQSLRDFGPYDVILDPVGGQYAALNLELLARDGRWINIGLMGGREATLDLAQVLGKRIQLIGSTLRNRDEQFKADLLRDLQQQVWPLFAEGRLKPQLERSFAIKDSEAAFETLAGNQVAGKLALLIDPTLV
- a CDS encoding helix-turn-helix domain-containing protein, with product MTVQIISRDGEPEYAVLPWGEYQALMQAAGRQEHAEPAAAQPVNALKPSLEQLQALREAKGLSPEALARSVGISPHYLAMIERGERRPDAAILRSLAWTLGLEGWS
- the ahpC gene encoding alkyl hydroperoxide reductase subunit C encodes the protein MSLINTQIQPFKVNAFHAGEFIEVTEQSLKGKWSVLIFMPAAFTFNCPTEIEDAANNYAEFQKAGAEVYIVTTDTHFSHKVWHETSPAVGKAQFPLIGDPTHQLTNAFGVHIPEEGLALRGTFIINPEGQIKTLEIHSNEIARDVSETLRKLKAAQYTAANPGQVCPAKWKEGEATLAPSLDLVGKI